One Clavelina lepadiformis chromosome 1, kaClaLepa1.1, whole genome shotgun sequence genomic region harbors:
- the LOC143444194 gene encoding uncharacterized protein LOC143444194 isoform X6 gives MPLYGKVIVIRRNGTDGSQYPITTETCMFGRSADCDIRVQLPYVSNEQCKLILGENGQFTLHNISESNKTVVNGKPMHGMLSVRNKDVLTIVDRSFRFEYPEKVFAKSPALTPKGSSAKTPLRERQIASVNEDKKDSPFGLLVKDMKNILQNSTPRRKKTMQELIQRKVVTPLPSSTKSNRRSSSLPTPKNRRRSFQTDKQTKKIAKDNSPKHQISEENCAENLIDGKLVHQPDSNLTQCQTAKALESEIKEPIKVVESEQTNPDITKNKDMVPQFSPSGNESSPIPLESSNSDATALMSSSIDSVMTSVTNPARNSLNKAMIDESLSDISSPVCKVAEISPALSNAPTSSSRRESSCSLIESETLQQDISSIILDKTPVENVGSFADSSSSSLNKGIIVESFADGSSADNSDIAVENSGEKPKRNHRRSSKIRPSLLKLQEVAAIAENTETVSVDIGADKEDECKSLPVTTEHNLSNAECTNDEIPSNTTKVEPIKKILSDILSVENQASVLNIDQGLQKSDIRPSRKCCNVFTSQEITTVGEGADNISINDESAVVCEEKSEHAPANVSNEMQELESLSNSLSNVNSSYMEVGNESTTAASSPGSDVLALSSQKQAKGSQRRSSRRRSSLFLSQEVLLNNLGITESSESLAVDGDKNCNSAEESSTDQSLTDTTIDELDNSLSGQKSVGKRSSRQRSSLFADQQDSSSSPETKSAARSSSDNEDDRVNETVISVPSISLTGNSSFVSDSKIDPYEFVDRSIGAKMKKSRRRSHGDCIGMNRKQELLLFGSPRVRKTVSLRASLGNLKRRSEPLLEDDAEEDVTATSRSNINQKWDPLPETVEVENNSSPIKRPRLFHTSSMVHDSYSQSSKMKTRRVSFGPNLSPEQFCNHFPPNTPVKKGATPTKLDVRKSGRKSLIASGMTSLDTLEEDTTLEEDTDITPDLKHKVIRTPTPFKPNTEKMKSKSLLHQVLHASIDCTSQSMLGSSPILNDKKQARLLESSQKSTDKQSTKSENKKFLKRRSSGNIAIVNVHKTATNLQKRKSLRCHKPLWSEIVKKAPTVQARATSTKGSKLEIISKQRTKNFGTPVSDRAGHHVESPATLYIGRSRRHYNPTRTPRPEKSSLQMKANIPLDESFTGIGDMFTTPMKNEHDDEYDLYSDLQTPDLSGDMVVSPLSTCSSQRCSRRASGVEENNVTAPNLSQTKAAKYSDTLEEDGATLSIRKLFTQTNSDEEESLDELFKDDVVIESNASNEQLNIENESMVLRKSKRIKEKTKSVEEHFGTKRIFKTPKDKKSEPVEEHFGTKRIFKTPRDKKSESVEEHFGTKRIFKTPKDKKSVPVEEHIGTKRIFKTPKDKKSESVEENFGTKRIFKTPRDKKSEPVEEHFGTKRIFKTPRDKKSESVEEHLGTKRIFRTPRDKKSEPVEEHFGTKRIFRTPRDKKSEPVEEHFGTKRLFTTPKEAKLQLDEGCLGLSRLFALPRHKKNSEDDQELEGMEQLFSSSHSSLASQDAAAEKHPLLESKNLSKKSTRRTRKEIACHAIKEEYSLEHPVKHHRATELKSGSTTVADASVPTATKVTRGRRAPVKQARTRVTRNTKAEAESLPRVINTSDATFSNADSNSSQMQKGIVTKCFTKKAGKAVSFHSSVKPDNDGSSSTITGTKIKNQTSCTSTKSITRHSPRRGQKKTKENVVLADIKNIPEVSPTAVAPNNNSFNETATMQAVKPFAGKRRRNATDVNSSVERPTKKSKQTSSDNAKEKPNSAKIATRKSSRGKTMIENCEPIQLEDEVRPVAKRSSSRKTPTPKKTKLQTASNKEDIKKVNIDNEHISEADKPHTKRLGRKPGHLNNKSTSHTFAVSGEKEEEVEIKPTNTRRAATSKKALKSDVDVKNINTAEIVEEKKGKVEIKPKTTNSINASKSDEFSEEKMEEIKVKPRSRKATVSKNVPKSEQKEDEIKVKPRSTRRKATITEKVQKLASEEPCGKLRTSSNSATSSTLREKTITSRTRSSHSKIATKAAPHNAEEPVLRRSCRRK, from the exons ATGCCGCTCTATGGAAAAGTAATTGTAATTCGTCGAAATGGGACAGACGGATCACAATATCCCATCACCACTGAAACATGCATGTTTGGAAG GAGCGCTGATTGCGATATTCGTGTTCAACTTCCATACGTCTCTAATGAGCAATGTAAACTGATATTGGGAGAAAATGGACAGTTTACACTTCACAATATTAGTGAG tCAAATAAAACTGTTGTCAATGGGAAACCTATGCATGGAATGCTCTCAGTGCGCAATAAAGATGTTTTGACCATTGTTGATAGATCTTTCAG ATTTGAATACCCTGAGAAAGTGTTTGCCAAATCCCCGGCTTTGACTCCAAAAGGTTCTTCAGCGAAAACTCCTCTAC GAGAAAGACAAATAGCTTCAGTTAATGAAGACAAGAAAGATTCACCATTTGGTCTTCTAGTTAAAGATATGAAAAACATTCTTCAAAATTCTACACCACGTCGAAAGAAGACAATGCAAGAACTAATTCAA AGAAAAGTTGTTACACCTTTGCCATCCTCTACAAAATCGAATCGGCGCTCATCTTCACTGCCAACTCCTAAAAA TCGCAGACGATCGTTCCAAAcagataaacaaacaaagaaaattgcgAAAGATAATTCaccaaaacatcaaatttctGAAGAAAATTGTGCAGAAAATCTTATTGATGGCAAACTTGTTCATCAGCCTGATTCAAATTTGACACAGTGTCAGACAGCAAAAGCACTAGAAAGTGAAATTAAAGAACCAATCAAAGTTGTAGAAAGTGAACAAACAAATCCAGatattacaaaaaacaaagatatgGTGCCACAGTTTTCACCTTCAGGAAATGAAAGCTCTCCAATTCCATTGGAATCAAGTAACTCGGATGCAACAGCATTGATGTCAAGCTCCATTGATTCTGTTATGACATCTGTAACCAACCCTGCAAGAAATTCCTTGAATAAGGCAATGATTGATGAAAGCCTTTCCGATATTTCATCTCCAGTTTGCAAAGTGGCAGAAATCAGTCCTGCTCTTTCAAACGCACCAACAAGTTCATCTAGAAGAGAAAGCTCATGTTCATTGATTGAAAGTGAAACCTTGCAGCAAGATATTTCTTCCATTATATTAGATAAAACTCCAGTGGAAAACGTTGGTTCTTTTGCTGATTCAAGTTCTAGCTCCCTCAATAAAGGAATAATTGTTGAGAGCTTTGCTGATGGTTCTTCTGCAGACAATAGTGATATCGCTGTTGAAAATTCAGGAGAAAAGCCAAAGAGAAATCATAGAAGGTCATCAAAGATCCGTCCTAGTTTACTAAAATTGCAGGAAGTTGCAGCTATTGCTGAAAATACTGAAACAGTTTCAGTTGATATTGGAGCTGACAAAGAAGATGAATGTAAATCACTACCAGTAACTACTGAACATAATTTATCAAATGCTGAATGTACAAATGATGAGATCCCAAGTAATACAACCAAAGTGGagccaataaaaaaaattttgtccgATATTCTTTCCGTGGAAAATCAAGCATCTGTCTTAAATATAGATCAAGGGTTACAGAAAAGTGACATAAGGCCATCAAGGAAGTGTTGTAATGTATTTACATCACAAGAGATAACAACTGTTGGTGAAGGAGCTGATAATATTTCCATCAATGATGAGTCTGCAGTGGTATGCGAGGAAAAAAGTGAACATGCTCCAGCAAATGTTTCCAATGAAATGCAAGAGCTCGAGAGTCTATCTAACAGCTTGTCTAATGTGAATTCTTCGTATATGGAAGTGGGGAATGAAAGCACTACTGCTGCTTCTTCTCCAGGAAGTGATGTTCTTGCCTTAAGCTCGCAAAAGCAGGCAAAGGGAAGTCAAAGAAGATCATCAAGGAGGCGATCAAGCTTGTTCTTATCGCAAGAGGTGTTGTTAAATAATCTTGGGATTACTGAAAGTAGTGAATCTTTGGCAGTTGATGGGGATAAAAATTGTAACTCAGCTGAAGAGTCCTCTACAGACCAAAGTCTTACAGACACAACCATTGATGAGCTAGATAACAGTTTGTCAGGTCAGAAATCTGTTGGAAAAAGATCTTCAAGGCAAAGATCCAGTTTGTTTGCAGATCAACAAGATAGTTCTTCATCTCCGGAGACAAAATCTGCTGCAAGATCGTCTTCAGACAATGAGGATGATCGAGTCAACGAAACTGTTATCTCTGTTCCATCCATATCTCTCACTGGTAACAGTTCATTTGTCTCAGATAGTAAAATTGATCCTTATGAGTTTGTGGATAGATCTATTGGTGCCAAAATGAAGAAATCCAGGCGACGATCACATGGAGACTGCATTGGAATGAACCGAAAACAAGAGTTGCTACTGTTTGGAAGTCCGCGTGTACGCAAAACTGTTTCTCTTCGAGCAAGCTTGGGAAATCTAAAGCGAAGATCTGAACCACTATTGGAAGATGATGCAGAAGAAGATGTGACAGCTACATCTAGAAGCAACATTAACCAAAAATGGGATCCCCTTCCAGAGACAGTTGAGGTTGAAAACAACTCCTCCCCGATCAAAAGACCAAGGTTGTTTCACACTTCTTCGATGGTGCATGATTCATACTCTCAATCATCAAAAATGAAGACACGTCGTGTTTCTTTTGGCCCTAATCTAAGTCCTGAGCAGTTTTGCAATCATTTTCCTCCAAATACACCAGTTAAAAAAGGTGCTACTCCAACTAAGCTTGATGTTAGGAAATCTGGCCGCAAATCGCTCATTGCAAGTGGCATGACCAGTCTGGACACTCTTGAAGAAGACACGACACTAGAAGAAGACACTGACATAACACCTGATTTAAAACATAAAGTAATCCGTACACCAACACCTTTCAAGCCAAACACAGagaaaatgaaatcaaaatcaCTTTTGCACCAGGTCCTGCATGCTTCTATTGATTGCACAAG TCAGTCAATGCTTGGTAGTTCCCCGAtactaaatgacaaaaaacaagCTCGTCTCTTGGAGAG CTCACAGAAATCAACAGACAAACAGTCAACCAAATCTGAAAATAAg AAGTTTCTAAAGAGAAGATCCAGTGGAAATATAGCAATTGTCAATGTCCACAAAACTGCCACAAACTT GCAAAAACGAAAAAGTCTGCGTTGCCATAAGCCCTTGTGGTCTGAAATTGTGAAGAAAGCACCAACAGTGCAAGCAAGAGCAACCAGCACCAAGGGTTCTAAACTG GAAATAATATCCAAGCAGAGAACAAAAAACTTTGGAACACCTGTGTCAGATAGAGCAGGTCATCATGTTGAGTCCCCTGCAACATTGTATATTGGGAGATCAAGGCGTCATTATAATCCGACACGCACTCCTCGCCCAGAAAAGTCAAGTCTTCAAATG AAAGCCAACATACCTCTTGATGAAAGCTTTACTGGAATAGGCGATATGTTTACGACTCCTATGAAAAACGAGCATGATGATGAGTATGATCTATACAGTGACTTGCAAACTCCTGACCTCAGTGGCGATATGGTTGTTTCACCATTGTCTACATGTTCATCACAAAGATGCAGCAGAAGAGCATCGGGTGTGGAAGAAAACAATGTAACAGCTCCCAATCTAAGTCAAACAAAAGCAGCAAAATATTCTGATACTCTGGAAGAAGATGGTGCCACTCTCAGTATTAGAAAGCTCTTTACTCAAACTAATTCTGATGAGGAGGAAAGTTTGGATGAGCTCTTCAAAGATGATGTGGTTATAGAAAGTAATGCAAGCAATGAGCaattaaatattgaaaatgaaTCTATGGTTCTTCGCAAGTCAAAAcgaataaaagaaaaaacaaaatcagtGGAAGAGCACTTTGGCACAAAGAGAATCTTCAAAACACCAAAAGATAAGAAATCTGAACCAGTGGAAGAGCACTTTGGCACAAAGAGAATCTTCAAAACACCTAGAGATAAAAAATCAGAATCAGTGGAAGAGCACTTTGGCACAAAGAGAATCTTTAAAACACCAAAAGATAAGAAATCTGTACCAGTGGAAGAGCACATTGGCACAAAGAGAATCTTCAAAACACCAAAAGATAAGAAATCTGAATCAGTGGAAGAGAACTTTGGCACAAAGAGAATCTTCAAAACACCAAGAGATAAAAAGTCTGAACCAGTGGAAGAGCACTTTGGCACAAAGAGAATCTTCAAAACACCTAGAGATAAAAAATCGGAATCAGTGGAAGAGCACTTAGGTACAAAGAGGATTTTCAGAACACCAAGAGATAAAAAGTCTGAACCAGTGGAAGAGCACTTTGGCACAAAGAGAATCTTCAGAACACCTAGAGATAAAAAGTCTGAACCAGTGGAAGAGCACTTTGgcacaaaacgtttatttacAACACCTAAAGAAGCAAAGTTGCAACTCGATGAAGGTTGTTTGGGTCTAAGTCGCTTATTTGCATTACCGagacataaaaaaaattctgagGATGACCAGGAATTGGAAGGAATGGAACAGCTCTTTTCAAGTTCTCATTCCAGCCTTGCTTCACAGGATGCAGCAGCAGAAAAACATCCATTGCTTGAGTCTAAAAATTTATCTAAAAAGTCTACTAGAcgtacaagaaaagaaattgcTTGCCATGCAATAAAGGAAGAATACAGTCTGGAGCACCCAGTAAAGCACCACCGTGCAACTGAATTAAAAAGCGGCAGCACTACTGTAGCTGATGCATCAGTACCTACGGCAACAAAAGTGACTAGAGGCAGAAGAGCTCCCGTCAAACAAGCCCGTACTCGAGTTACTAGAAACACCAAAGCAGAAGCGGAATCATTGCCACGAGTGATCAATACGTCGGATGCTACCTTTTCAAATGCTGACTCAAACAGCAGTCAAATGCAAAAAGGAATagtaacaaaatgttttaccaaAAAGGCAGGAAAAGCAGTTAGTTTTCACTCTTCGGTGAAACCAGACAATGATGGCAGCAGTTCAACCATTACAGGCACTAAAATTAAGAACCAGACCAGCTGCACTTCGACAAAATCAATTACAAGACATTCTCCTAGAAGGGGtcagaagaaaacaaaagaaaatgtgGTTTTGGCAG atATCAAAAATATCCCGGAAGTGTCACCCACTGCTGTTGCACCAAACAATAACAGTTTTA ATGAAACTGCAACGATGCAAGCTGTTAAGCCATTTGCTGGCAAAAGAAGAAGGAATGCAACTGATGTGAATTCATCTG ttGAAAGGCCTACaaagaaaagtaaacaaacGTCATCTGATAATGCTAAAG aaaagcCTAATTCAGCAAAAATTGCCACAAGGAAATCATCGAGAGGAAAAACAATGATTGAGAATTGTGAGCCAATCCAGCTAGAAG ACGAAGTCAGGCCAGTTGCGAAAAGGAGTAGTAGCAGAAAAACTCCAACACCAAAAAAGACCAAATTGC AAACAGCAAGTAATAAAGAAGatatcaaaaaagtaaatattgaCAATGAACATATTAGTGAAG CAGATAAACCACACACTAAGCGATTGGGTAGAAAACCAGGTCATCTAAACAACAAGTCCACTTCACATACTTTTGCAGTTTCAG GAGAAAAGGAGGAGGAAGTAGAAATTAAACCTACAAATACAAGAAGAGCTGCAACTTCCAAAAAGGCCCTGAAATCTG atgtagatgtgaaaaacattaacaCAGCTGAGATCGTTGAAGAAAAGAAGGGAAAAGTGGAAATTAAACCTAAAACAACGAATTCCATTAATGCCTCAAAATCCg ATGAATTTTCAGAAGAAAAAATGGAggaaataaaagttaaacctAGAAGTAGAAAAGCTACAGTTTCCAAAAATGTCCCAAAATCAG AACAAAAAGAGgatgaaataaaagttaaacctAGAAGCACTAGGAGAAAAGCGACCATTACCGAAAAAGTCCAAAAATTAG CATCTGAGGAACCCTGTGGCAAACTGAGAACAAGCTCAAACTCTGCCACTTCATCAACTCTTCGAG AAAAAACGATTACCTCAAGAACTCGATCAAGTCACTCAAAAATTGCCACCAAAGCAGCACCTCACAATG CTGAAGAACCTGTGTTGCGCAGAAGTTGCAGAAGAAAATAA